The Cucurbita pepo subsp. pepo cultivar mu-cu-16 chromosome LG15, ASM280686v2, whole genome shotgun sequence genome contains the following window.
TGAAGCACTTGGCCAATTTTCGTACCGCGTAGGTCAGAGTTGTTTATATATCAGCTTCTTTGATGAGCCGAGTTAATcttatctaaattttgtttgagaaaCCTGCCTTGTGGTCAGTTTGTCTAACATGTCTTGTTTTAGGTCCTGGAAATTTCTGCTTGGTTCATGTTAGCCTTGTTCCGGTCCTCAATGTAGTTGGTGAACAGGTATGCATGGAAAATGTGCCTTCCGTATACATATGTTCTCTTACCCACTGTACTATCtgtcaaagaaaagagagaaaaatgaggCACAAGCTTATGCGTTATCTTTTAACGATTGCTGATTTGCCTGaatgttttttattaattttgagcCATAGAAAACTAAGCCTACTCAACACAGTGTTCGAGGTCTAAGAGGACTGGGATTGGTCCCAAATATTTTAGCTTGCCGCAGTTCAAaggttttccctttcccttttacTTGCTTTAGAGGCTTGGGACTACACATGATCTTACTTTTATTTGGCTTTAACAGGAACTCGATGAAAATGTTAAGGAAAAACTTGCTCAATTTTGTCATGTGCCGGtactatatgatgatgttcttCTACATGCTCATTTGATACTTTGCATTTGTTACTAATGAATTGGGTTCTTGACAGGCAGAGAATATAATCACTCTCTATGATGTGCCAAATATTTGGCATATTCCTCTGCTATTAAGAGTAAGTGATTTCTTTagtcttatttctttttatgcgAGGAAAGACTAGAACATTTTTCTTCAACAGGACCAGAAGGCTCATAATGCACTCTTAAAAGGACTGAATCTTCACAGGTTGGTATtgcaaatgtatttttttttttttttttttttttttatcgacaTAAAATCTTTATCTCACGTCCCTGCATCTTATCTGTCTGAATCTCTTGGATGTATTTCCACTGAAGACATTGGTCAGCTAACATTTACAAATTTCCAGTGTAGCAGGAGAACCAGATTTAGATGAATGGACGTCTAGGACAAGGTTATATGATAAGTTACATGATTCCGTGGGTCTTGAGCACTTATCTAATTTGTTAAACTTTATCCTAtgcttctacttttttttgagaataaaaatattcattcaatttttttgtttcaaactGTGGAAATATATAGGTCAAAATTGCTATGGTTGGTAAATACACAGGCCTTTCAGATTCGTACCTCTCTGTGTTAAAGGTAGGTCCCAGAACATGAAATGTTTCCAACCTCCCGGGGGCTTGGGACCCTATTTTGGGGTTCCTCAACATTTGAAacaattaattcattttttgatGCTTTTCTGTCTGCTAAATGTcttatataattattgttaatAGTCTATCGTACATTCTACTTTGATATTTTTCCTCCTTTGTAATTTTAGCAATTGTATGGTATTGTAAATTGTAAGCCTAGGTTTGTGCGTATACACAATCTTACCTACGTAATGAGTTAGTACACTATGAACTACTAGTCCATAATTTTGTGCCGGGAAGCGAAGGACGGGGAACTACTAAGCACTTAactccttttttgttttgttttgcattgttttctatttttgttcttttattatatttatttatttattatttttttttcgtggCATTTGTAGTAGGAAAAAGATCTTCATTAAACTCAATTAGAGTACGAGAGATGGAGGAGATGAGACATATCTGCCTTTTTGGTATTGGTATTGAAAGGCTAGTTTATtacttcttttccttttctgtcACTTATCGTCCAACTGACCAAAGAGTGGATAGCTAATGCATTTCACTTCATGTAAAAGGTTCTATGATTGGTCCATATCCTTTAGTACAAAAGGCTCATTTACGGTGATCTAGGGGGATTAAGGCCATTCTACAAATTTAGCTATTCGTAAGGGGCAACTTTAtcctttttcttaaaagtttTGCCGAACTCTGAAGAAATGTGTCGAACTTTAGCTTATAGAGAGTCACTTTAATTGGCTTCAATTGAAGTAGCacaatcatttttattttttaattgaaaaaatgactTTCATTGAGAGCGAGTGATAGAATACCCAAAGGAAatataagaaaaggaaaatgccGGAAAAAAGGTAGTCGAAAAANaaaaaaaaaaagcaaagaaaaaaagagtataCACTTCAACAAAACAAGGTCTGACATTATTCATTAAGTAGATAATTACAAGATGCTTCgaaaaaagtaaacaaaataataataaaaaaacatgtgcATGTCAAAGAATAAGAGAGTCTAAAACATGATTGGGATCTATCTTGATCAGTATAGTCCCAAAGCTCATGTATGCACTTGTCTCGGCTACGCAGTTTAGGTcatctgaaaaagaaaggtagatgaataagtataaaaatactctgtAAGTAACTTGTAGGCTCTTTGAGTCATTCTTGTCTTATATCattcataaatttcatattgCCCATAACTCTTATGTTGTACCCCAATGATGTGGAAATGGTGCAAGGAAATAGTCAGCGGCCTATTTGCAAGAACTTCAAGTACTAGTTTGTATAAGTCGGtgttcttggatttttttttccttctaaataGTTCATTATTACAAAAGCCATTTTATTTACTAGAATTGAGGGTAACCTAGGGAAAAGTGAATTTCCTACATTAGCACCTCTTTCCACAATGATTTTCTTACACCTTTCATATTTTCCTCGAGGGCCATTACAAAACGAGTGTATGTAGTTGAGAGGGAAGGAGAATAAATTTTCTGTCTACAGTTCATGGATGTGATGTGTGTTTTCTGTTTTAACGGCACCTTACTCCTGCTTGCTTTCTTTCACTTTATAAATATGCCTTAATTTATGTAAAAGCTTAGTCTAAAAAACCGTATATCAGAAACTAATATTTAGCTTCATGGTTCAGGCCCTTCTACATGCTTCTGTCGTCAGCAATAGAAAGCTTACTGTAGAATGGGTTCCAGCTGGGGATCTTGAAGATATTTCTGCCAAAGAGGTACATTTTGTTCTTAAGTGGCTTCTCTGCCTTTGATCGTTtagttgatttatttattgcaCGCAGGCCCCCGAGGTTTATGCAGCTGCGTGGGAACTTTTAAAGGTGCCCCTACATTTTGAGTTTGTGgctaaatttcttttcttcttctctgtagTTGTATGTTAATTTTTATGCACTTATTGGATTATTACTAATTTTCAGGGTGCTGACGGTGTTCTAGTTCCAGGAGGTTTTGGTGATAGGGGAGTACAAGGGAAAATTCTAGCAGCCAAATATGCCCGAGAGAATGGGATTCCCTTTCTAGGCATATGCCTGGGGATGCAAATTGCTGTCATTGAATTTTCCAGGTCTGTTCTTGGTATACATGATGCTAACAGCACAGAGTTCGATCCTGAAACCGCAAACCCTTGTGTGGTTTTTATGCCTGAGGTGTGCCATTTACAAGTTTGATCACGTTGTTTCCACGTATCCTTTGAACTTGAGTTTCTGTTCTTGATAATAGGGTTCAAAGACTCATATGGGAGGAACTATGCGTTTAGGGTCAAGGAGAACTTACTTTAATGTTATGGACTGCAAATCTGCAAAGTTGTAAGGACCTTATATTGATTAAAGCTTACTGGCATGTTACTCCTGAATTGTGTAATATCTGTGGTAGACTTCAGAGCTGATAGGATAAAGAAGGCTTTAATTAGCATTTGTTATTGATGAGTCTCATATTTCATTCCTCGTCCCTGACCTATATTATTTTGCAACTGCGTTGAAGGTATGGCAATGTAAAGTTTGTTGATGAGCGACATAGGCATAGATATGAGgtattcttttagtttacTTGGAAACTTTCCTTAGGCGGTCTTTTACCAGTTAAGACACCagtattcatttttttcttttgtggttAGGTCAATCCTGATATGGTGTGTCAACTTGAAAATGCCGGTTTATCTTTTGTTGGCAGTGATGAAACAGGTCGTCGTATGGAGGTATGAATTATTAAATGATGATTGTGTGGAGTGCGTTTTCTGTCGTCGTGCGATGTCTAGTTTCTTAGTCGTGTGTGGAATTGTGCTTTAGATTGTCGAGTTAGATGCCCATCCATACTTCGTGGGAGTTCAGTTTCATCCTGAATTTAAGTCCAGACCAGGGAAACCCTCCCCGCTCTTTTTAGGTACGGTACTTGCTTTATCATCCGGTAGCCGATTTATTCATCAGTTTTTAGGTTCAGCAATTCACCATAGTTATTGCAActtaatgtaataatatatttgatagcTTCTGCTTTTAATACTTCGGAAGTAGATCGCCAATGTTGCTTAGGTGTAATTTTGCTTGTTGCTTCACGCTGCGATTGTACCAAATCTCGTGGTTGCAGGGCTCATTAAGGCAGCATGTGGCCAATTAGACGCCTTTCTacaaaaaaatggaagtgTAAGCCAATTTTCGGCAGACACAACAAGCAATGGACACGCCAAGATAAAGATTCTGCAAAATGGACACTCCCCGAAGTCAGGGAATGGGTTATTGAATGCTGCATATGGCAATGCAGTAGTTTGCCCTTGGAAGGATGTCAACCACTGTTAATGATGACGATGGTCGCTTTCGTTATCACGCCCCGGAGGACTGGCCTGAAGGTCCTTGGGCTTGCTGTACAGTTATATGATCCTGTGATGAGGgctttatttataattaaagctGGATATTTTTTTGACTGCTTGCTTACTTAGGGCTTGCGCGTCGGACTAGTGACTGGAGTGAAGTCGTAACAAGGTAGCCGTACTGGAAGGTGCGGCTGGATCACCTAGTGCCGCACTAGTTCTCTAGGAATCTGTTGGGGTAACCTTGAACCCGTTTCAAAGAGTGCTTTCAACATCTAAGACAGGTACTGGAAATCTAGAAAACTTTCTTCGGCAGTTTTTTGCGTTGCATACTTGGTATTTATGAGTTATGAGTTAAGACCAAGCTTAATGTTGTGTAATTCGTCCAATATAATCGCATTATGTGCTTCATGTGAATTCACCATTGAAACTATATGCTTTTATTCCTTTCTTATTTTACTCTTCATTCAATCTTTAGTAAGAGACtcaaacgagaaaacaacttttctaaATGGTTCTATAACCCTTGTTCCatataggaaaagaaaaggcaagtGCCATTGCCAGACCTATGAAataggacaaaaaaaaaaaaaaaaaaaataataaaaaaaaaaaaataaataaaaaaaacaagaacaaaaataaaaatattaaaggtAGGTATGTCAAATTCATAATAtttgggtttagggttttacggttttagagtttagggttttagggttttaggtggaatttgactgcaaaattgcccggaagcgaaagtgaaaaaaaatttgtattttaacaaattatgtgtaagattcatcaaactttagcgttccttacagattcgtcgaaaaagatcgaaagaaacaaatgatTTTCAGTTAGTGATTTGGGTNAatggttgaggttgtgaagtcttatcgacacgagtaaatgttttttttcttccatattttaagcttaggacaatctttagtggatatggtatgatactaaaaagagaaaataacttttcagatcgagttaacgaccctgtcaaaaaggggggaaaaagttcctatgttaacccCTTTGGAATTTGACTAAAAAATGGCCTgaaagcgaaagtgaaaaaaattcgtattttaactaattatatgtataagattcatcaaacttgagcgttcGTTACAGATTCAtcgaaaaagatcgaaagaaacaaaggttNttcgaaggcagcggactagcgattgtgcggcactcactttccagcgacaagtgagttaagccaatttgttcttgcgtcgcctacggccaagcgacgtacggtcgagcctctagcctcggttttaaaagaaggttttagaaaacgaggagagagagagatttttgaaagagagattttagaaagagacgttatataagcaagcaagagaaagataacaacggcttagcatatataaccttgggtagggagaagttgacgacCCTGTcaaaaaggggggaaaaagTTCCTGTGTCATACAACTCGCATCGAACCCAATCACCAAATACCACTAACCATAGCAACACAACCTAACCAGATTACTATACAGCACACAACCTAACCAGATTACACAACAGCACATAAcctaatcagattacacaacaGCACACAACataatcagattacacaacaGCACactttagggtttagggtttagggtttagggtttagggtttNNNNNNNNNNNNNNNNNNNNNNNNNNNNNNNNNNNNNNNNNNNNNNNNNNNNNNNNNNNNNNNNNNNNNNNNNNNNNNNNNNNNNNNNNNNNNNNNNNNNNNNNNNNNNNNNNNNNNNNNNNNNNNNNNNNNNNNNNNNNNNNNNNNNNNNNNNNNNNNNNNNNNNNNNNNNNNNNNNNNNNNNNNNNNNNNNNNNNNNNNNNNNNNNNNNNNNNNNNNNNNNNNNNNNNNNNNNNNNNNNNNNNNNNNNNNNNNNNNNNNNNNNNNNNNNNNNNNNNNNNNNNNNNNNNNNNNNNNNNNNNNNNNNNNNNNNNNNNNNNNNNNNNNNNNNNNNNNNNNNNNNNNNNNNNNNNNNNNNNNNNNNNNNNNNNNNNNNNNNNNNNNNNNNNNNNNNNNNNNNNNNNNNNNNNNNNNNNNNNNNNNNNNNNNNNNNNNNNNNNNNNNNNNNNNNNNNNNNNNNNNNNNNNNNNNNNNNNNNNNNNNNNNNNNNNNNNNNNNNNNNNNNNNNNNNNNNNNNNNNNNNNNNNNNNNNNNNNNNNNNNNNNNNNNNNNNNNNNNNNNNNNNNNNNNNNNNNNNNNNNNNNNNNNNNNNNNNNNNNNNNNNNNNNNNNNNNNNNNNNNNNNNNNNNNNNNNNNNNNNNNNNNNNNNNNNNNNNNNNNNNNNNNNNNNNNNNNNNNNNNNNNNNNNNNNNNNNGAAACAAGGGTTTTTCagatagtgattcgggtgcctccacgagggtgTTTgcataagggttgaggttgtgaagtcttgttgacacgagtaaatattttttttcttccatattttaagattaggacaatctttagtggatatggtatgatactaaaacgagaaaacaacttttcagatcgagttaacgaccctgtctcataggggaaaaaagttcctctgtacctatggaatttgagtGCAAAATGGCctggaagcgaaagtgaaaaaaattcgtatttcaacaaattataTATGTAAGGTTCCTAAACTTGAGcattccttacagattcgttgaaaaagatcgaaagaaacaaaggtttttcagatAGTCATTCGGTTTCCTCCAAGAGGGTCTTTTCAtgagggttgaggttgtgaagtcttatcgaACCGAgtcaatgtttttttcttccatattttaagctttgGACGATCTTTAgaggatatggtatgatactaaaacaagaaatcaacttttcagatcgagttaacgatcttgtctcaaaggggaaaaaagttcctatgttaacacctatggaatttgattGCAAAATGGCCCAGAAGCGAGTGTGAAAAAAAATCGTATTTCgaccaattatatgtgtaaggtTCCTAAACATGAGCGTTCcatacagattcgtcgaaaaagatcgaaagaaacaaaggtttttcagatAGTCATTTGGTTGCCTCCAAGAGGGTCTTTTAATGAGGGTTGAGGTTGTaaagtcttatcgacacgagtaaatgttttttttctccatattttaagcttaggaatATCTTTAgaggatatggtatgatactaaaatgagaaaacaacttttcagatcgagttaacgaccgtgtctcaaaggggaaaaaagttcctatgttaacacctatggaatttgactacaaaatggcccggaagcgaaagtgaaaaaaattcgtattttcaccatttatatgtgtaagactcttaaacttgagcgtttccttacagattcgtcgaaaaacatcgaaagaaacaaaggtttttcacatagtcattcgggtgcctccacgagggtcttttcgtaagggttgaggttgtgaagtcttttcgacacgagtaaatgttttttttcttccatattttaagcttaggacaatctttagtggatatggtatgatactaaaacgagaaaacaacttttcagatcgagttaacgaccctgtcccaatgggccaaaaagttcctatgttaacacctatggattttgggtgaaaaatggcccggaagcgaaagtgaaaaaaattcgtattttcaccatttatatgtgtaagactcttaaacttgagcgtttccttacagattcgtcgaaaaacatcgaaagaaacaaaggtttttcacatagtcattcgggtgcctccacgagggtcttttcgtaagggttgaggttgtgaagtcttttcgacacgagtaaatgttttttttcttccatattttaagcttaggacaatctttagtggatatggtatgatactaaaacgagaaaacaacttttcagatcgagttaacgaccctgtcccaatgggccaaaaagttcctatgttaacacctatggattttgggtgaaaaatggcccggaagcgaaagtgaaaaaaattcgtattttcaccatttatatgtgtaagactcttaaacttgagcgtttccttacagattcgtcgaaaaacatcgaaagaaacaaaggtttttcacatagtcattcgggtgcctccacgagggtcttttcgtaagggttgaggttgtgaagtcttttcgacacgagtaaatgttttttttcttccatattttaagcttaggacaatctttagtggatatggtatgatactaaaacgagaaaacaacttttcagatcgagttaacgaccctgtcccaatggggaaaaaagttcctatgttaacacctatggaatttgactgcaaaatggcccggaagcgaatgTGAAAAAAAATCGTATTTCgaccaattatatgtgtaaggtTCCTAAACATGAGCGTTCcatacagattcgtcgaaaaagatcgaaagaaacaaaggttttttaGATAGTCATTCGGTTGACTCCAAGAGGCTCTNatagtgattcgggtgcctccatgagggtcttttcataagggttgaggttgtgaagtcttatcgacacgagtaaatgttttttttcttccatattttaagcttaggacgaTCTATAGAGGATATGGTATGTTAccaaaacgagaaaacaactttgtagatcgagttaacgaccctgtctcaaaggggaaaacagttcctatgttaacacccaTGGAATTTGACTACAAAAttgcccggaagcgaaagtgaaaataattcgtattttaaccaattatatgtgtaaaattcttaaacttgagcgttccttaNGAagcgaaactgaaaaaaattcgtatttccatcaattatatgtgtaagattcttaatcttgagcgttccttacagattcgtcgaaaaagatcgaatgaaacaaaggtttttcagatagtgattcgggtgcctccatgatggtcttttcataagggttgaggttgtgaagtcttatcgacacgagtaaatgttttttttcttccatattttaagcttaggacaatccttagtggatatggtatgatactaaagcgagaaaacaacttttcagatcgagttaacgaccctgtcccaatgggcaaaaaagttcctatgttaacacctatggattttgagtgcaaaatggcccggaagcgaaagtgaaaaaaattcgtattttcaccatttatatgtgtaagacacttgaacttgagcgtttccttacagattcgtcgaaaaacatcgaaggaaacaaaggtttttcagatTGTGATTCGagtgc
Protein-coding sequences here:
- the LOC111811601 gene encoding CTP synthase isoform X1, with protein sequence MKYVLVTGGVVSGLGKGVTASSIGVLLKACGLRVTSIKIDPYLNTDAGTMSPFEHGEVFVLDDGGEVDLDLGNYERFLDITLTRDNNITTGKIYQSVIDKERRGDYLGKTVQVVPHITDAIQEWIERVAMIPVDSKEGPADVCVIELGGTIGDIESMPFIEALGQFSYRVGPGNFCLVHVSLVPVLNVVGEQKTKPTQHSVRGLRGLGLVPNILACRSSKELDENVKEKLAQFCHVPAENIITLYDVPNIWHIPLLLRDQKAHNALLKGLNLHSVAGEPDLDEWTSRTRLYDKLHDSVKIAMVGKYTGLSDSYLSVLKALLHASVVSNRKLTVEWVPAGDLEDISAKEAPEVYAAAWELLKGADGVLVPGGFGDRGVQGKILAAKYARENGIPFLGICLGMQIAVIEFSRSVLGIHDANSTEFDPETANPCVVFMPEGSKTHMGGTMRLGSRRTYFNVMDCKSAKLYGNVKFVDERHRHRYEVNPDMVCQLENAGLSFVGSDETGRRMEIVELDAHPYFVGVQFHPEFKSRPGKPSPLFLGLIKAACGQLDAFLQKNGSVSQFSADTTSNGHAKIKILQNGHSPKSGNGLLNAAYGNAVVCPWKDVNHC
- the LOC111811601 gene encoding CTP synthase 1 isoform X2 gives rise to the protein MSPFEHGEVFVLDDGGEVDLDLGNYERFLDITLTRDNNITTGKIYQSVIDKERRGDYLGKTVQVVPHITDAIQEWIERVAMIPVDSKEGPADVCVIELGGTIGDIESMPFIEALGQFSYRVGPGNFCLVHVSLVPVLNVVGEQKTKPTQHSVRGLRGLGLVPNILACRSSKELDENVKEKLAQFCHVPAENIITLYDVPNIWHIPLLLRDQKAHNALLKGLNLHSVAGEPDLDEWTSRTRLYDKLHDSVKIAMVGKYTGLSDSYLSVLKALLHASVVSNRKLTVEWVPAGDLEDISAKEAPEVYAAAWELLKGADGVLVPGGFGDRGVQGKILAAKYARENGIPFLGICLGMQIAVIEFSRSVLGIHDANSTEFDPETANPCVVFMPEGSKTHMGGTMRLGSRRTYFNVMDCKSAKLYGNVKFVDERHRHRYEVNPDMVCQLENAGLSFVGSDETGRRMEIVELDAHPYFVGVQFHPEFKSRPGKPSPLFLGLIKAACGQLDAFLQKNGSVSQFSADTTSNGHAKIKILQNGHSPKSGNGLLNAAYGNAVVCPWKDVNHC